The Thermosynechococcus sp. genome has a segment encoding these proteins:
- a CDS encoding glycosyltransferase family 4 protein — protein MAQALGDRQHTIHILAPAGSHLPVAATIEQVAGNLQVPAQHQTRDQPILLPPNSVLANMWARVRQLQQNFDVIVNFAYDWLPFYLTPFLSRPVGHLVSMASVCDVMDQAIASVIDKYPGTIGVYTRTQAATFPFGDRCVCLGSGLDLSLYDFCAEPEETLCWLGRIAPEKGLEDAVAAVNVTRTPLKIMGQLQDIDYWQRIQADYPNAPIEYLGFFPTREMQAHLRRCRALLLTSRWVEAFGNVVIESLACGVPVIAYNRGGPSEIIRHGQTGFLITPDSVEALIAAIDKIDQIDRAACRQQAEQEYSLAVYGDTVEQWLQRIAASLLS, from the coding sequence ATGGCTCAGGCCTTGGGCGATCGCCAGCACACCATACACATCCTTGCCCCCGCGGGTTCCCACTTGCCAGTAGCGGCAACCATTGAACAAGTGGCGGGAAACCTGCAAGTGCCAGCCCAGCATCAAACCCGCGATCAACCGATTCTCCTGCCCCCCAATAGTGTCTTAGCCAATATGTGGGCACGGGTGCGGCAGCTTCAACAGAACTTTGATGTCATTGTCAACTTTGCCTACGATTGGTTGCCCTTTTACCTGACGCCGTTTTTAAGCCGTCCTGTGGGGCATCTGGTGAGTATGGCCTCAGTCTGCGACGTCATGGATCAGGCGATCGCCAGTGTCATTGACAAGTATCCGGGAACTATTGGTGTCTATACCCGTACCCAAGCGGCCACCTTCCCCTTTGGCGATCGCTGTGTGTGTTTAGGCAGTGGCCTTGATCTTTCGCTTTATGACTTTTGTGCAGAACCAGAGGAGACCCTTTGCTGGCTGGGGCGGATTGCTCCTGAAAAGGGACTCGAAGATGCTGTTGCCGCTGTCAATGTCACTCGCACCCCCTTAAAGATTATGGGGCAGTTGCAGGATATAGATTATTGGCAGCGCATCCAAGCTGACTACCCCAATGCACCGATTGAATACCTGGGCTTTTTCCCGACCCGAGAAATGCAGGCCCATCTGCGGCGGTGTCGCGCCCTGTTGCTCACCTCCCGTTGGGTTGAGGCCTTTGGCAACGTGGTCATTGAGAGCCTTGCCTGCGGCGTTCCCGTCATTGCCTACAATCGTGGTGGGCCCAGTGAAATTATTCGCCATGGCCAAACGGGGTTTCTCATTACCCCAGATTCTGTCGAGGCTTTAATTGCCGCCATTGACAAGATTGATCAAATTGATCGGGCCGCCTGTCGGCAGCAGGCAGAACAGGAGTATAGCTTAGCTGTTTATGGGGATACGGTGGAGCAATGGCTACAGCGGATCGCCGCTTCCTTGCTGTCCTAA
- a CDS encoding F0F1 ATP synthase subunit gamma, with protein MANLKAIRDRIKTIKDTRKITEAMRLVAAAKVRRAQEQVMASRPFADRLAQVLYSLQTRLRFEDVDLPLLAKRPVKTVALLVVTGDRGLCGGYNTNVIRRAKERIQELEAEGLKYTLVIVGRKATQYFQRRDYPIDAVYSGLEQIPSASEAGQIASELLSLFLSETVDRVELIYTKFVSLISSKPVVQTLLPLDPQGLETADDEIFRLTTRASHLEVNREKVTSTLPALPPDMIFEQDPVQILDALLPLYLNNQLLRALQEAAASELAARMTAMNNASENAQALIGTLTLSYNKARQAAITQEILEVVAGAEALR; from the coding sequence GTGGCCAATCTCAAAGCTATTCGCGATCGCATCAAAACGATTAAAGATACCCGCAAGATCACTGAAGCTATGCGCCTTGTGGCGGCAGCAAAAGTTCGCCGTGCCCAAGAGCAAGTAATGGCGAGCCGTCCCTTTGCCGATCGCTTGGCCCAGGTACTCTACAGCTTGCAGACTCGATTGCGTTTTGAGGACGTGGACTTACCGCTGTTGGCAAAGCGCCCTGTGAAGACGGTGGCGCTGCTGGTGGTGACGGGCGATCGCGGGCTATGCGGTGGTTACAACACCAACGTCATTCGCCGAGCCAAGGAACGTATCCAAGAACTCGAAGCGGAGGGCCTCAAATACACTTTAGTGATTGTTGGTCGCAAGGCAACTCAATACTTCCAGCGCCGTGACTATCCCATTGATGCAGTCTATTCTGGCCTAGAGCAGATCCCCTCCGCCAGTGAAGCCGGTCAAATTGCCAGTGAATTGCTTTCCCTCTTCCTTTCGGAAACGGTGGATCGGGTGGAGCTCATCTACACCAAGTTTGTCTCCCTCATTAGCTCAAAGCCGGTTGTCCAAACCCTGCTCCCCCTAGATCCTCAAGGGCTGGAAACCGCCGATGATGAAATTTTCCGCCTGACAACCCGTGCCTCCCATTTGGAAGTCAACCGCGAGAAAGTGACCTCGACCCTGCCCGCTCTACCCCCCGATATGATTTTTGAGCAGGATCCGGTACAAATTCTCGACGCCCTACTGCCCTTGTACTTGAATAACCAGTTGCTACGGGCACTGCAAGAGGCCGCCGCCTCAGAATTAGCAGCACGGATGACGGCAATGAACAACGCCAGCGAGAATGCTCAAGCCCTGATTGGTACCCTGACCCTCTCCTACAACAAAGCACGTCAAGCTGCCATTACCCAAGAGATTCTTGAAGTGGTGGCTGGTGCTGAGGCGCTGCGCTAG
- a CDS encoding GerMN domain-containing protein: protein MAAKVTRSRPALIGLAVIGLASASTAAWLTLNPPRQAEPVPNAAEVAQQQETQIFWVKNEGDTLILVPATVRINTSATRPELFIRSRLERLLAGPANQDVTTSIPENTRVNWVEVKADGIHVDLSPEFTKGGGSASMQARLGQVLYTATASDPKAPVWISIAGEPLRVLGGEGLEVTQPMTRQDFQTAFSLGAQ, encoded by the coding sequence ATGGCAGCAAAAGTCACCCGCTCCCGCCCCGCATTGATTGGGCTGGCCGTTATTGGCCTTGCCTCGGCTAGTACAGCGGCATGGCTAACCTTGAATCCTCCGCGGCAGGCAGAGCCAGTTCCCAATGCGGCGGAAGTCGCGCAGCAGCAGGAAACTCAAATCTTTTGGGTGAAAAATGAAGGGGACACCCTCATTTTGGTGCCTGCAACCGTACGGATTAATACCTCGGCAACACGGCCAGAACTCTTTATTCGATCGCGTCTGGAGCGGCTTTTGGCAGGACCTGCCAACCAAGATGTCACCACCAGCATTCCGGAAAATACCCGTGTCAATTGGGTAGAAGTCAAAGCCGATGGCATCCATGTTGATCTCTCCCCAGAGTTTACCAAGGGCGGGGGGAGTGCCTCGATGCAAGCGCGCTTAGGGCAGGTCTTGTACACAGCAACGGCGAGTGATCCCAAGGCACCAGTTTGGATTTCCATTGCTGGTGAACCGCTCCGTGTCCTAGGGGGTGAGGGGCTAGAGGTAACACAGCCCATGACCCGCCAAGACTTTCAAACAGCTTTTTCCTTGGGCGCCCAATAG
- a CDS encoding DUF6439 family protein — MVQTALGAEELATALLDAVRIAPKDWHRLKGNRRARALEQAAAALVYLLKENDAEALAHLQQAVGWLDRSISAPACPTHHP; from the coding sequence ATGGTGCAAACGGCTCTCGGTGCAGAAGAACTGGCTACTGCCCTCCTTGATGCGGTTAGGATTGCCCCCAAAGATTGGCATCGCCTCAAGGGAAATCGCCGTGCCCGTGCCCTCGAACAAGCGGCTGCCGCTCTCGTCTATCTTCTCAAGGAAAATGATGCTGAGGCACTGGCGCATCTCCAACAGGCAGTGGGTTGGCTCGATCGCTCCATTAGTGCACCTGCCTGCCCTACACACCACCCTTAG
- a CDS encoding metal-binding protein, translated as MPSGRTHDRLTWIVMPMVGFTVSALTRDWVWGAVASSSFGIGGFLLSPDLDTVSLPYYRWGWLRIIWLPYQKMFCHRSLWTHGPLVGTLIRLLYLSFWLGLGLGLIAGVAACTGHLTGLQEWLHHWWRVDWRWGLAIALGLELSALLHVTSDLLVSQWRRWHP; from the coding sequence ATGCCCAGTGGTCGCACCCACGATCGCCTGACATGGATCGTTATGCCAATGGTTGGCTTTACCGTCAGTGCTCTGACGCGCGATTGGGTGTGGGGGGCAGTTGCCAGTAGCAGCTTTGGCATTGGCGGCTTTCTCCTGAGCCCTGATCTAGATACGGTCTCATTACCCTACTACCGTTGGGGCTGGCTACGGATAATTTGGCTGCCCTATCAAAAGATGTTTTGCCACCGCTCCCTTTGGACCCATGGCCCGCTAGTGGGAACCCTCATTCGTTTGCTGTATCTCAGTTTTTGGCTGGGGTTAGGGCTGGGACTGATTGCTGGCGTAGCCGCCTGCACGGGTCATCTCACGGGACTACAGGAATGGCTGCATCACTGGTGGCGAGTAGATTGGCGCTGGGGACTGGCGATCGCCCTTGGCCTAGAGCTATCGGCACTACTCCATGTCACCAGCGATTTGCTGGTTTCCCAGTGGCGACGCTGGCACCCCTAA